A single genomic interval of Acipenser ruthenus chromosome 28, fAciRut3.2 maternal haplotype, whole genome shotgun sequence harbors:
- the LOC117434781 gene encoding V(D)J recombination-activating protein 1 yields the protein MTDTLLRSIPAEIQHPYSKFSDWKFKLFRIKSFERAPLAQDKENQPVEQTVSQSPEEAEMADEEPPSASVMKVCLGGKSFDNNRVDLKIVEIEMHMAHLRRLCRLCGGALKRDRTNLEHEVQGALDEMSREALKKMGCKARAWPEVILKVFKVDVTGDLETVHPIFFCHSCCKVAIRGGGFCCFSQTRVPQWMPHSAQCRLCSRVVGSLKRKIKLQATQLAKRAKVDLKENRGRRSNAHGQAKFWPKSQSQRSFWVKKITRCKKVHLDSRLLAVDYPVDFVQSVSCQVCNHLLADPVQSSCKHLFCRTCIVKYIRALGTHCPACREPCIPADLVTPAKAFMNVIYSLVVRCPLEGCKEQVRLEHYGTHTLSHQEVKGNEVYSPINKGGRPRQHLLSLTRRAQKHRLKELKHQVKIFADKEEGGDIKSVCLTLFLLALRAGNEHRQADELEAIMQGRGSGLHPAVCLAIRVNTFLSCSQYHKMYRTVKATSGRQIFQPLHALRNAEKVLLPGYHPFEWQPALKNVSSSTEVGIIDGLSGWTVSVEDSQMDTIARRFRYDAALVSALKDLEEDILEGINEQGLDDSSTEVFTVVIKESCDGMGDVSEKHGGGPLLPEKAIRFSFTIMSIATKNEDGENINVFQEHKPNSELCCKPLCLMFADESDHETLTAILGPVLAEREAMKESRLILEIGGLSRSFRFIFRGTGYDEKLVRDVEGLEASGSTYICTLCDATRGEAAQNMVLHSVTRNHEENLDRYEIWRSNPYSESVDELRDRVKGVSAKPFMETQPSIDALHCDIGNATEFYKIFQDEIGEVYQNHNPTHEERKRWQSALDKQLRKKMNLRPVMRINGNFARKLMTKETVEAVCELVPSEERREALRELVHLYIQMKPVWRANCPAKECPDLLCRYSFNSQRFAELLSTTFKYRYDGKITNYLHKTLAHVPEIIEREGSIGAWASEGNESGNKLFRRFRKMNARQSKCYELEDILKHHWLYTSKYLQKFMEAHKNSAKALEATINPVETQDDAINLIDSLEF from the exons ATGACAGACACTCTTCTGCGCTCCATTCCTGCAGAGATCCAGCACCCCTACTCTAAGTTTTCTGACTGGAAGTTCAAACTCTTTCGGATTAAATCCTTTGAGAGAGCTCCTTTGGCCCAAGACAAAGAAAACCAGCCAGTAGAACAGACAGTGTCACAGTCTCCAGAAGAAGCTGAGATGGCAGATGAGGAACCTCCCTCTGCTAGTGTCATGAAAGTATGTTTAGGTGGGAAGTCATTTGATAACAACCGAGTGGACCTGAAGATCGTGGAGATTGAAATGCACATGGCGCACTTAAGACGTCTGTGTAGACTGTGTGGTGGTGCATTGAAAAGAGACAGGACCAACCTGGAGCATGAGGTCCAAGGTGCTTTGGACGAGATGAGCCGAGAGGCACTGAAGAAGATGGGTTGCAAGGCCAGGGCCTGGCCAGAGGTCATATTGAAGGTTTTTAAGGTAGATGTGACTGGAGACCTGGAGACTGTCCACCCCATATTTTTCTGTCATAGTTGCTGTAAGGTCGCTATCAGAGGAGGTGGCTTCTGCTGCTTTTCTCAAACCCGAGTTCCCCAGTGGATGCCTCACTCTGCACAGTGCAGGTTGTGCTCCCGGGTTGTGGGTTCTCTTAAAAGAAAGATCAAGCTCCAGGCCACTCAGCTAGCCAAGAGAGCTAAAGTGGACCTCAAGGAAAACAGAGGCCGTCGATCCAATGCTCACGGTCAAGCAAAATTCTGGCCCAAATCTCAAAGTCAAAGGAGCTTCTGGGTAAAGAAGATCACCCGCTGCAAGAAGGTTCACCTCGACTCCAGGCTCTTGGCAGTCGACTATCCTGTTGACTTTGTGCAGTCTGTCTCCTGCCAGGTCTGTAATCATCTGCTGGCCGACCCCGTCCAATCATCTTGCAAGCATCTCTTTTGCAGGACCTGTATCGTGAAGTACATTCGGGCTCTGGGAACGCACTGCCCTGCTTGTAGGGAACCCTGCATCCCGGCAGATTTGGTGACCCCAGCCAAAGCTTTCATGAATGTTATTTACTCACTGGTGGTCCGGTGTCCTTTGGAAGGCTGTAAGGAGCAGGTGAGGCTGGAACACTATGGAACCCACACCCTCAGTCATCAAGAGGTCAAAGGCAATGAAGTCTATTCACCCATCAATAAGGGGGGGCGCCCGAGGCAGCACCTGCTCTCTCTAACCCGAAGGGCCCAGAAACACAGACTGAAGGAGCTAAAACACCAGGTGAAGATCTTTGCAGATAAAGAGGAAGGAGGGGACATCAAGTCTGTCTGCCTAACACTCTTCCTACTGGCCCTGAGAGCTGGCAACGAGCACAGACAGGCTGATGAACTAGAGGCAATCATGCAAG GTAGAGGATCCGGATTGCACCCAGCTGTATGTCTAGCCATTCGGGTGAACACCTTTCTGAGCTGCAGTCAGTACCATAAAATGTACAGGACAGTAAAAGCAACCAGCGGAAGGCAGATCTTTCAGCCCTTGCATGCCCTCCGTAATGCAGAAAAGGTTTTGCTGCCAGGATACCACCCGTTTGAGTGGCAGCCAGCCCTAAAGAACGTCTCCAGCAGCACAGAGGTGGGGATTATTGATGGGTTGTCTGGCTGGACAGTTTCTGTGGAGGACTCTCAAATGGACACTATTGCTCGCAGGTTCCGCTATGATGCTGCCTTGGTTTCAGCCTTGAAAGACCTGGAGGAGGACATTCTGGAAGGTATTAATGAGCAAGGACTGGACGACTCCTCCACAGAGGTCTTCACAGTGGTGATCAAGGAGTCATGCGATGGAATGGGTGATGTGAGTGAGAAACACGGAGGTGGACCATTGCTCCCAGAGAAAGCTATCCGCTTCTCCTTCACCATCATGTCTATTGCCACCAAGAACGAAGATGGAGAAAACATAAATGTCTTCCAGGAACACAAGCCAAACTCAGAGCTCTGCTGCAAACCCCTGTGTTTGATGTTTGCAGATGAATCTGACCATGAGACATTGACAGCTATTCTGGGTCCAGTGCTGGCCGAACGGGAAGCCATGAAAGAGAGTCGCCTGATCTTGGAGATTGGTGGCCTGTCTAGGTCCTTTCGATTTATCTTTAGGGGCACAGGGTATGATGAGAAGCTGGTGAGGGATGTTGAAGGATTGGAGGCCTCAGGGTCAACCTATATCTGTACCCTCTGTGATGCCACCAGAGGCGAAGCTGCCCAGAATATGGTTCTTCACTCTGTCACCAGGAACCATGAGGAGAACCTAGATCGCTACGAGATATGGCGGTCCAATCCCTACTCGGAGTCAGTGGATGAACTCCGTGACAGAGTGAAGGGAGTGTCAGCCAAGCCCTTTATGGAAACACAGCCTTCCATTGACGCCCTGCACTGTGACATTGGCAATGCTACAGAGTTCTACAAAATATTCCAGGATGAAATAGGGGAAGTCTACCAGAATCACAACCCTACCCATGAGGAGAGGAAAAGGTGGCAATCTGCCCTAGACAAGCAGCTGAGGAAGAAGATGAACCTTAGACCTGTCATGAGGATTAATGGCAATTTTGCCCGCAAGTTGATGACTAAGGAGACAGTAGAAGCTGTCTGTGAGCTTGTCCCATCTGAAGAACGAAGAGAGGCCCTCAGGGAGCTTGTGCACCTTTACATCCAAATGAAGCCTGTCTGGCGTGCCAACTGCCCAGCCAAAGAGTGCCCAGACTTGCTCTGCCGTTACAGCTTCAACTCGCAGCGCTTTGCAGAGCTCCTCTCCACTACCTTCAAGTACAGATATGATGGAAAGATCACCAACTACCTCCACAAGACCTTGGCCCATGTGCCTGAGATCATTGAAAGGGAGGGTTCCATAGGGGCCTGGGCCAGTGAGGGCAATGAATCCGGGAACAAGCTCTTCCGTCGGTTCCGCAAGATGAACGCCAGGCAGTCCAAGTGCTATGAGCTGGAGGACATTCTCAAGCATCACTGGCTTTATACTTCCAAGTACCTCCAAAAGTTTATGGAGGCACATAAGAACTCAGCCAAAGCCTTAGAGGCCACAATAAATCCTGTAGAGACCCAGGACGATGCTATCAATCTGATAGACTCCTTGGAGTTTTGA